A segment of the Deltaproteobacteria bacterium genome:
GCCTTGGCGAAATGAACCCACCCACTCTTAAGGAAACAACGCTCGACCCACGCTCGCGCACGTTGCTGCGAGTCACGATTGACGATGCCGAACGTACCGAAGCAGCCATTCAAACCCTGATGGGCAAAGACGTACAGCCCAGATTTGAGTTCATTATGAGTCGTGCTCCGAAGGTGGAAGAGGTGGATGTATAAGAAAGCGTTCCGAAGAGCTAAAAACGAGGCGCGGGTCTCATGAGTGAACCCTTCTCTTGGACTAACCGAGAGTTTGATCAGTATGCGGCAGAATATGACGCGGCACTTGATCGTGGGCTCTCGTTGTCCGGCGAAGACAAAACCTACTTTGCTGAAGGGCGGATTGCCTGGTTAGCCGAACTCCTCAAGCAGCTTGGCGAACGTCCTCGGCACTGTCTCGATTTCGGCTGTGGGATTGGCTCGGCAGCTCCGTTGCTGTTCTCACTGCTCAATGCCAACCGGGTGACCGGTGTCGATGTATCCCCAGCCTCGCTAGCATTTGCTCGACGAATCACAGCTTCGGACCGTGCACAGTTTCTCCAACTCGACGAGTATCACCCTCGTGAGGAAATCGACCTGGCCTTTTGCAATGGGGTTTTCCATCACATTCCTACTCCAGAACGCGCTCCCGCAGTAAATTATGTGTCCCGTGCGCTCCGCCCCGGAGGATTGTTCGCCTTCTGGGAGAACAATCCGTGGAATCCCGGCACCCGGCTCGTCATGAGCCGTATCCCGTTTGACCGCGAGGCTGTCACAGTGAGTGCTCCTGAAGCACGTCGTCTGCTCATCACAGCAGGGTTTGAGGTGCTCCGTATCGACTTTCTCTTCATCTTCCCCAAGATGCTGAGACAGCTACGTTTCATTGAGCCGTGGGTCACACGTCTTCCTTTAGGCGGCCAGTATCAAGTGCTGTGCCGTAAGCCTGATCG
Coding sequences within it:
- a CDS encoding methyltransferase domain-containing protein; protein product: MSEPFSWTNREFDQYAAEYDAALDRGLSLSGEDKTYFAEGRIAWLAELLKQLGERPRHCLDFGCGIGSAAPLLFSLLNANRVTGVDVSPASLAFARRITASDRAQFLQLDEYHPREEIDLAFCNGVFHHIPTPERAPAVNYVSRALRPGGLFAFWENNPWNPGTRLVMSRIPFDREAVTVSAPEARRLLITAGFEVLRIDFLFIFPKMLRQLRFIEPWVTRLPLGGQYQVLCRKPDR